Below is a window of Chaetodon trifascialis isolate fChaTrf1 chromosome 17, fChaTrf1.hap1, whole genome shotgun sequence DNA.
GAGTTCCCTTTTCATTTGGTGGGAAAATAGTCCTCAGCGCtattcaaatacattttaatgtgacAAAATATTGCCTGTACATATCAGAAAGTGTAACGCACCTGTGTCCTGGTGTCCTGTTGGTGTTCATTAGTTGTTTGATGTGTGTATTTCAGACATGGCAGGGGGACCAGTGGACCCCAGAGAGATTTTGAAGGGGGTGGAGGCTCTGTTGGGAAAAGATGGGGAGCTTCGCAGCCTGGAGGGAGTCCCAAAGGTTTTTAGGTGAGAAACTAAAATAAGCCATAATATACTGTGCCTTAACTGTAAACCTTTAACATAACAATTGAGTCGTGGCTCTTACACCAGGGTATATCTTAACATCTTGCTGTTTTTCAAACCAGCCTGATGAAAGCTTCTACGAAGATGGTCAGTAGATGTATGTACCTGAACATCCTGCTGCAGACAAAATCCCATGATGTTCTTAACAGGTAGGCCTTACTTTTACTTGGTATACTTTATATTGAAAGTCTTGGTctttaataatatatatattgaagaatataattaatattaaagtatttaaaaatatatattaaagaCCTAATGATAAAGACTTAATGTTATTCATATTAACATAGGTGTGTagataaaaatatgaaaacattcCATTCAGTTGGTTGAATTGTGAACTCTTGACAAAAACAGCTCAAGTAAAGGTCTTCTTTCGAGCTTTTAAGACCCCTCTTGTAAAATTAAGAAATTTACTGAAATTAACATAGATACATTTTATACATACATCCCTTCATCCAGGTTTATCAGAGTTGGGGGGTACAGGCTGCTCAACTCCTGGCTCACCTACTCCAAAACTACCAACAACACGCCCCTGCTGCAGTTAATCCTGCTCACACTACAGAAGTTGCCTCTCAAAGTGGACCACCTCAAACAGGTACTATCTGTTTATCCACCTTAACACACCCCCAGTATGCCCTGTAAGTGACTCTACCATCTAACCTactgttgcttttattttctctcagaACAACACAGCCAAGCTGGTGAAGCAGCTGAGCAAGAGTGCAGAAACTGAGGGTCAGTTTGTTTATAAATCAAAAATCTAAACTCTTTGCATAGACAGCAGAGTGTATCCAACTAATATTCTTATCTTGTCTTCAGACCTGAGGAAACTGGCATCTGTGCTTGTAGATGGCTGGATGGCTACAATCCGCTCCCAGAGTGTCTCAAGCAGTGGCAACTCTCCTGCTGGTACAGACCAATCATTTCACTGTTTAAATGCATGTGTAGGTTTTACAATGTCTACTTCCTGCAACAGTTTGTGATACACTCTCTATTAATCTTCTAgataagaaaaagaagaaagaagagagcaAGGCGCAGGTGCGGGATGTGAAAGAAAAGagtggagatgaagagaagaagaaggagaaaccTAAAGCTCATGCACCCAGCCACGCAAAGATTCGCTCCATAGGTAAACTTAACCTGGCAAGCAGTGATATAGTTGTCCCTGAATGTTAGATTATACAATGTTCTGTGTGACATAATCAATATGTTTTGTGTCATGTAGGATTGGAGATGGACATTCCCAATGTGGCCCCCTCTAAGAAGACGCCCGTGGCCCCACAGCTTGGTGACAAGTACAACATCAAGCCTCCAGTCCTCAAGAGGCCAAGGTATTGCACCCTCTGCCTGTTGCTCTAGTATCTCTGTTAACACAGAAATTTGTGGTGTATTATCCAACCATCTCAAACATTTCTGCCCTGAAGTAGCTGATGCAAGTACTTACATGTTTCctttatgtttattttccttcaaCAGCTCTGGTCCATCAGATGCTCCGCCTCTGGAGAAAAAATACAAGCCTCTAAATACCCCCTCTAACTCTACCAAAGAGATCAAAGTCAAGATCATTCCAGCACAACGTAGGTTCAAACATATATGCATTTAAGGACAAGAACacattttgattattttaaagACATAATAGTGATGTTGCAGCTGTGGTGTCCACTGCTCTCTTGTGTCCTCACTGTAGCGATGGAGTGCACAGGGTTCCTAGATGCTCTGAATTCTGCCCCAGTGCCTGGAATCAAgatcaagaagaagaaacctgGTACCAGTAATACAGCTAATACCAAGGCAGTCTCCCCTACGTCAAACAAGGTAGTGACTGATATTAGATATGTTTTAATGGCCACTGTCAGTCCAAAACATCCTCAGaatagttttacatttttattttattatttttccccAGTCCCCAGAAGAAATTTGATTATGGTGTGTTGAGTTTTAACCAAGCTGTGCTGTCTTTGTAATAGTTTCCTCTCTTTGAAGCGAGTGTATGAGGAAATAGCTGAATCAGAGCATTGGTCTGTCTCCTCACGCACCACTTTCAAAGAATCAGGAACTATTAGCTGTCAACATCTTTGTTCTTGCACATAATAATTTAAATCTAAAACATGCACGTTACAACTATTGTCTCCCTGTTATTCCTTTTTTGTCTTCAGGCAAGTCCATTTGACAGCAAACCCTCTACATATTCTTCATCTTCTAATAAACCGTCATCTCCAGAAACTGCTGCTTCCAACACTCCTGATGAAaaccaggaggcagagcagccagGGACCCCTGTTCCCTCTGAGGACCCTGAGGCCTCTGACAATGGTATGGTTCTTTTAAACGCACCTACGTGGTTCTTGATGATGATAGAGTTTAATGAACTTCTTTGACATTATACTATCTTGTGATTGATTTATGTGTTGTCAGTCTCAACATATTTTTCTCATTGTCTCTTTGTTTGTAGGTGAGAAGCCCAACGCCCTGGCAGAACCACgtggagaggaagaaagttTGACCAAGAaaggcaagaagaagaaaacagttcACTGggctgaggaagagcagctcaAACACTACTTCTACTTTGATctggatgagacagagagaggtaagGCAGGCCTTACCTACCGTGTCTAATTTAGGTGTTCACTGTTCTATGACACGTGGGTCAGTAAATCATCTAAAAACTATTAGTTATTCCTATTCTTATGAATATCATGACAGTTAAGTACATTTATAGAATGCACGTGCACCACTTGCAACATGGCATTCATCCCAAAGTgtatgtgtcttttttttcattcattcattcattcatccgcctgacccggggatcgaactggcgactTTCTTGATGTGAGACATGCGCACtactgtgtctttttttttctttttccaaataCAAACGCGCAAAAACATAAGCCGAACATAATACCGACTTGCACACACCCAAACAAAATCCTAATCTAGAAGAATAGACCACCTTGATGAAAATAGTTTAACTGCTTTACACAGCTGCCTTTTTACCATGTCTGCAGCAGGCATCATTGTTCCTTAGCCAGTTTGTATGGTGTCCAGTAGCTTCTGTTAATAATCTTCCAATGAATAAATTGTGAGTGGATGTCTtttgaacatttgtgccaaaatcCAACAAGTTTATTCCAGTTATCTACCAAAATAATCTCCTCTCAACCATACTTTTCCCAACAAATTCTTGGCCTTTTAATAGCATTGGTTCTGCATCCTGAATTTACTCTACCCCATTCTTATGCCATGTTGTATGGAATAATAACTGAATCCTTGGCCACTATACAGTGTCTCATTTTTAAGAATCTCCAACCAATTTGTCTAGATTATATTTATTCTATATCTCCAGAGAGGATCTCATTTCTCTGTTCCCAACCAAATTTCTGAGATGCATTCTTGACCTGATCACACATGAAGGTCTTCTTGCCTTCATATTTCACCAAATGGAAGCCTAAGGTGTGAGACATCCTAGATATTGTGAAAGGCATAATATGGAGCTACAGCTATGACGCTAACTGCAAAAACGTTGCAGTTGCTTGTCATTTCAGCATTGCGcatgagggagagggacagtCAATTTATCATATGGGAgatttcttttgtgtgttttctaatgttattaattattttcaggCTTGCATATTTGTGATATCTACAAATAAGGTTCAGTTgaatataaaatacacagacacaaaagaaaGAAGCATGAAGTAAACAGCTGTAGTTTGATTTTAATTGCTAATTCTAATAGCAAACATACtcctctatctatctatctgtctgtctgtctgtctgtctgtctgtctgtctgtctgtctgtctgtctgtctgtctgtctggcaggcaggcaggcaggcaggcaggcaggcaggcaggcaggcaggcaggcaggcaggcgggcaggcaggcagagatcaagtgtagtatctgttcttatcagtttaatatctatGTCCTCTATAaggggacaacatattaaatggatttttagcactgggagctgaaaaaggggcttgctccgttcactccatgcattGACCCAGTATTGCAGTGCTGCCGGGAattgggtggcacggtggtaacactgttacCTCCCGGTTCGATTCCAGCTGTGGGTGGGGgaatgtcctccaccatgcctttggtgcctgctcgaggaaagggtCTTTTCTCTGTGGAATTTGCATATTCTCCCCGTTCACCTTCATAAAAAaatccactaaaaacatgcaagaagatcaccaatggtgacgataaaggaactggtccccgggcgccgctgtcagctggcagcccactgctcctggtctgccgcggaggaaggattTTCCAGGATGggcaaatgcggagaaataatttcactatgcatggcgtgtgtgcagtctccctccTGTAGCGTGTGCTGTGATCAGTTAagtaaatcttaaatcttaGTGCCCATGCAGTTGATGCAATTATTGATTTTTCCcctattcattcatttcttctcGCATCAATTGAACAAGGCAACAAATACAAGCACATCAAAGGCAGAGTAGGGCAGGTCATCGCTTCACTATAGTAGGATTTGCAATTTAGCCAAAGATGCCCTATTACAAAAGGTCACATTACATATTACAAGTTAAAATTATTACAAACTCCatcttttgttgctgttttgattgaCAGACCCCAGTTTACATACTTTGTATTGAAATAATATGCCATTCTGTAAGATGCCCTGGCAAAAGATAACACTCGGTTCCTAAAAGGTCTCACTCTTCCtaataataaaaaatcattaatgATGCTATCACACTTTTGTATTACAATTCACAGTCAACGTCAACAAGATTAAAGACTTTGGTGAGGCTGCCAAACGAGAGCTGATGATGGACAGGCAGACGTTTGAGATGGCCCGTCGGCTCTCCCATGACACTATGGAAGAGAGGGTCCCGTGGACACCCCCAAGGCCATTGATGCTGGCTGGCAGCCTGGTCATCCCTGGGGccaacagcacagagaaacttaCCCAAAGAGACCGTGAGATGGGCATCCTGCAGGAGATTTTCTTAAGCAAAGAAAGGTAAGACATTAAAGAAAACCGACTGTATCTATGGAAATTTTTGTAAGTGTTTTTCCTCGATCAAAAATATATGGACTGTAAATGGCAAAAATTTAAGACAGTGTTCATAGTTTTGATGAATTAATTGTGAATAAAATCAATAATTTGctaacaaactgtgtttaccaacaatggCCATGTCGTAATATCGTCTGTACAGTCATCTGTTTCACAaaggactgagcctttcgagaATACCCttttttatacccaatcatgatactatcacgTTTTTTGAGtattccacaactttctcagtcttttgttgacCCTGTActaacttgtttgaaacatgttgctggcatcaaagaATAAGTTTACAAAATCACTGAggttgatgaggtgaaacatgtTGGGCTCTGTTTttgactccgccgccggcgcggcgcacttggtattttggtaaaccaaggcgtacagaggtgcaccaggatgggcTTTGCGGCGCAGTAGGGTGAGGTGTCGGCATAATTAACCATGTgccatttcattagactagagctgtcctatctagtctgatgcgcatgaactgatgaagcctgctcggatgagaggcgaaacttcttccaagacaaactgacaaagtccagttgctaagcttacaatgacctggaatgaatgagaatattcacaagACGAGGATTTAATGAgaacccactccacgccttctcccctccctctttccgagttgcgccgctgggtgggactgagatgagaaggaggaggagatgcgcgGCGtagtggacctgactttgcgccgcgccggcagcggagtcgaaaatagagcccattgtcTTAATACTATTTTCTTAAATGTCAAAAGGGATTAGtacattttcacattctgtTCTATGTTTTACGCAgcatttaaactttttttaaaatcaggcTTGTAACAAGTCTGAATTGTTGACCATTTTATATGtattgcttcttttttctttttggtgaAATATGTGTTGGGCCCTGCAATTTGTGTGAATGATTTCCTGTTATTTCCTATTGCTAGTGTACCTGACAGTCCACATGAACCAGACCCAGAGCCGTATGAACCCATGCCTCCACGTCTCATTCCCCTGGATGAGGTTAGTATGTCTGACACATATTCTATCATATTATATTCTGTCTCTCATATCTCTTTCTCTTATTAAACACATTGATTGCATGTGTATAATATCTTGCCTGCTAAGCTCAGGGTTCAATTGCCCAAATGGGCAAGTGGGTCAGAAATATACTTGCCGGAGGAAGGATTGTCAGTAGCCGTCTGAGCGAGATGCTGTCAGCTCTTCAGTCTTTCAGAAACTTGAAGTGCCTTTGAAAACAACCCAGTTTTTATCCACCTCGCTCTCAAACTTGTTGTAAATTGCACAATATATAGTTGGAGTTTCCTTGAACGCCACCCAACTAAACTCCTGTTTCTGGTATTACTAAAATGTTCATTTGCGCTGCCATTATCTTGTGAATTCCCAATCATTACTCTGCATGTGAAACTCACAAGAGATGAGAAGGAAGTCAGATGGCTCACTCCTTAGCTTACTTAAATCACTAACTCCACCTGAGCCTTGCAGTCTGTCATTCTTTTCTCCCTTGCAGGACTCCTCCATGTTGGATGACAGCTATGGTGAGCTCATGGACACCACATCACAGCAGGGCTCTACCATGGCCCAAAACGAGAGCTCCAAGCTGCCGCCCGTCCTGGCTAACCTTATGGTCAACCTGAGCAACAGCTCCCGCAGCCCGCAagccacaaacacagtcagcaaCCCTGTGGCTCCCACAGTTAATGTACAGGAGTTGCTATCATCTATCATggtaaatatataataatatagtCAGATAGTCTACAGGAGAAAtttgcttttattgattttgttttttgacattcTGGATCCTGGTTTACTTCTTTTAACTCATTAATCAAAGCACACCCAAATCTCATTTTAGTTTTTGACATTAAACTATGAATGTAAAACATCTCTGcagttgtgtgtaaaaatgtctaTTTGCAATTGTAGTGTGTAGCTAATAACTGCTCTGTGTCATCAGGGTGCTTCTGGGAACCAGTCTACTGAAGACTTGATCAAGCAGCCTGACTTCTCAGACAAGATTAAACAGCTACTGGGTTCCCTGCAGCAGACTCAGAGCCAGAACCAAGGTGGACCTCCACCAGGTAAACTCAAACTGTCTAAGTCCATTGTTGAGTTACATCTTTCCTCCTGTCATAGCATGATGTCCACCTGTTCTGGTCCTTCTGTTGCTCATCATTGcccaaccttttttttcttaatatatATAGTTAACCAGGGTTTGCTGGGCCATGGTCCAGGCATGAACAATatgaacaacatgaacatgcacatgcagatgCCCATGAATGGCGGCTACCCGCCCAACAACCCACCCAGTGGGCCTCGTTTCAACCACCCCCCGCCCCCTCACAACCATGGACCACCATTCAACACTGGTGGAGGCCCACGCATGATGGGGCCACCACCAGGTCAGGGCAGAGGAGATAATGGCAACTACTGGGGAGACGACTCCATGAGAGGAGGGCCCCACCGAGGGGGTCACTTCCACCGAGGAGGCAGGGgccggggaggaggaggagagccagGTTTTAGGGGTCGAGGACGTGGAGGGCCTAGAGGAGGGCACAACAACATGAACGGTATGTGGGACATATGTGGTATTGTCAAATAATGCCTGAGCCTCATGTATTAGCTATGGCTAGCACAAACCATTAAAGGTTGCATATAAAACTAGGTAGGGGTGAAATTTCCCACAACACGAACAGTACACTCAGTACAACAACATGTCATTTCATactcaccactctgctgctctcactttctctttttaacGCATACTTGAGCTTGACAGTTCATTCTTGATGCtggaaacagcaacagcagctttcTACCATATTGCATGCTCCTCATCAGCAGATTAATTTGTGAGAAGTTGACACATTTAAATTGGGATTGTAATACTTTTGTGTTTCCTCCTGTCAGACATGTCCAAGAGACCTGTGTGTCGTCACTTCATGATGAAGGGAAGCTGCAGGTATGAAAGCAACTGTGCCTTCTACCACCCTGGGGTAAATGGACCACCACTGCCTCCCAACCACCCTGCTAACAACCAACAcaaccagcacacacagcatggaCACTAGGCGACAACGCTGCCAACCTGGGAACAAGTCTGATATCTGTTGGCCTCTGGAAGAGCCATTCTTTGTGATCAAACCACTGCAGGGTGTCAGGGCTATTGTTGAAGACACAGATTGAGAAGCAAGTTCTGTCCCACACTCTTGAATATATGTGAAGTTATTCTGTAGATCACTAACCTGGAGCAGTGAGCTCTGCCTCACCTGAGAACAAACGAAAGAAGGGAGTGTAACTGAGACTCAAAGATTGAGGGATGATCACCAATGggaatgtctgtttttattgtgatcATTTTTAACAGTGGCACTGAAACAAGCCACCACACTTGACCACTATGTCTGAGATAGCTACCTATCTGCTCTGTCATTTCACCAGTAAAGAGGTCAACCA
It encodes the following:
- the ppp1r10 gene encoding serine/threonine-protein phosphatase 1 regulatory subunit 10; translation: MAGGPVDPREILKGVEALLGKDGELRSLEGVPKVFSLMKASTKMVSRCMYLNILLQTKSHDVLNRFIRVGGYRLLNSWLTYSKTTNNTPLLQLILLTLQKLPLKVDHLKQNNTAKLVKQLSKSAETEDLRKLASVLVDGWMATIRSQSVSSSGNSPADKKKKKEESKAQVRDVKEKSGDEEKKKEKPKAHAPSHAKIRSIGLEMDIPNVAPSKKTPVAPQLGDKYNIKPPVLKRPSSGPSDAPPLEKKYKPLNTPSNSTKEIKVKIIPAQPMECTGFLDALNSAPVPGIKIKKKKPGTSNTANTKAVSPTSNKASPFDSKPSTYSSSSNKPSSPETAASNTPDENQEAEQPGTPVPSEDPEASDNGEKPNALAEPRGEEESLTKKGKKKKTVHWAEEEQLKHYFYFDLDETERVNVNKIKDFGEAAKRELMMDRQTFEMARRLSHDTMEERVPWTPPRPLMLAGSLVIPGANSTEKLTQRDREMGILQEIFLSKESVPDSPHEPDPEPYEPMPPRLIPLDEDSSMLDDSYGELMDTTSQQGSTMAQNESSKLPPVLANLMVNLSNSSRSPQATNTVSNPVAPTVNVQELLSSIMGASGNQSTEDLIKQPDFSDKIKQLLGSLQQTQSQNQGGPPPVNQGLLGHGPGMNNMNNMNMHMQMPMNGGYPPNNPPSGPRFNHPPPPHNHGPPFNTGGGPRMMGPPPGQGRGDNGNYWGDDSMRGGPHRGGHFHRGGRGRGGGGEPGFRGRGRGGPRGGHNNMNDMSKRPVCRHFMMKGSCRYESNCAFYHPGVNGPPLPPNHPANNQHNQHTQHGH